Sequence from the Microplitis demolitor isolate Queensland-Clemson2020A chromosome 2, iyMicDemo2.1a, whole genome shotgun sequence genome:
AAGGAGAGTCGTTGTGAAACTAAAGTGAACGCTTAGCACCCGCCGCAGGGGtatattatagaaaaaaaaaagttttttctttcaatattCAACTTAGCCATGTAAAGCCATGCAAACTACGGAACTGTTACCAAACACAAAGTAgggttaaaattaatagaaagtGATATTGTCATCCCACCGAGAGAATGCACCTCGGGTGTCGTCGGTTTTTACTCCCACCCTAGATGTTTTATATGCTAAATGTTCTCCTACTTTTctgtgcgcatgcgcagttcATAAATGTTTGGTAGTGGGGGCAATTTCCGAGGTTTATTCTCTTACTGGGACTACAATACACAGTAATAAAACTAATCTCACATTGCGCACAATCGAATCCACGGCGCTTTTCGACTCACCCTAACCTCATTCGATAGGCACCAAGAAGTTTCAAGACTCTCAAACTAAAAGTGTTAACTTACGGCCaaattttctcataatttttaaagtaacttaCGAATACTTACGAGACGCCCATTATATAAAACAAACGAATGATTTATACTTCAAAGTCCGTCTATCACTATCACAACATGATAATGTTTTTGCTCTCTTGcagtatacttttttttagaaataacaTCCTCAATGAATTACATGACAAATAACTCGACtgaattttattgtcaataaaCACCTACACGTTAGACACATTAATAACTCGTAAAAGTGGGTTGACATGTTACCGCCTTATATTACTCATCTTCCACATTAATTTAACCTTGGCCAATGAAACCGGCTTTTATCTTGCTCGCATGCCTGCGATGCGCAGACTCAGTGGAGCCGCGCCGTAGCTTCTCGCGCAGTATCATTTTCGCGGGCTTTTTTAAACACCCGATAATCACTATGACGCGTACGGTCATAATCATTATTGACATATACCTTAATTCCGCTTCTGATTAGAAATCTGTTGCcatataaaacaattattcaaTTGATTGAATTGGTGAggttgtaataaataatatttgaagtGTGAAGCGGGATCTTTGACATGTCAAGCTTTCAGCTTTTCCAATTTACCATCAATGAACAGCTAGGAAATGATTGCAATCAGATTGGATAATTTGGATATTCAGTACATAAACTCGGTGTAAAATGATGACATATATTTAATCGTAACAATAAATAGCCTTCAGTGGTAGTTCAACTATTTACACATTAGTAGACTTGTCAATTAGTGCTAGTGATAAACTCAGTCTGATAATGACCCAGAGATACTAGTAGTTTCGGTAACTTCGGAACCCGATGATGAACTAGATCGATCCTCTTTTGACTTAGGTTCATAGTAGAATGGCGTCTTTGCTTGTAGCATCTTTAGGTCGAGCGCTGTCGGTCTTGATACTGGCTGTTTACTAATAGTTTCAGTATGACAAGAAGTCGAAGCCTCTGCAGTGTTAGAATCATCTAACAGTTCACAGGATTGTTCTGTGCTATTCTGTTCCAATTGTGTAATTGGCtcatttgacttttttttgatacgcgtaatacattttaatttctgaACATTTTCAGAAGCTACTAACTTCATTTCGTCTCTTGTTTTTCTGCATTTTTGTATAAAACTATTCATCATTTGaatctgaaaaattaattttatccgtaatactaatttacataaaaatgaattctgaATTAAACCTGCATGGAAAATTCAGATTCCTGAGAGATCTACAAGATATTCTAACTATTGACAACAATTTGTGTACAACTTGACCCACAAGTTAGCGTGAATCTACATTCGCTTTTTGATAGCAGATTGGCGTCAACTAATCGAACATGAAATCTTTGCTGGCAAATTTTGGGAGTAACTTTTAGTCAAAGTAGCTGTCAGAGTGCAAAAAACCAATGAAATAATGTTACGAATGCACGATTTTTCCTGCCAAACGAGgccaaaatttaaactttcaggtgcagatctaattaaaaatagcatGCACACCAGGAAGGTAGGACGTCTCAATCCGCGTGAATAAAACTTTCCCTTTCAGATCGGGTAGGCAATTACATACATGGATTGCAATGTCCTATTGTCCTTCTTTGATGTGTAgcagccaaaaaaaaaaacttacttcGTTTGATGAATTACACTCAAAGTAGTAAACTCTCTATGGAAGAAAACTTATACGACTGGCAATATGTGAAGTAGCACCATCTTAAATACCCAGTATTTTATAGCACTTTTATTGCCTTGTTTTCATTTGTCATTTCAGTAATTGGACAAGTGTTCATAACCTTTCAACGTTATGATGCCTGAAAATAAAGTGTTTTTGTTTGGCAAATGCTGGTAGagttttttgtcattaagaCTGCAATTTTCGTGATAATTGATGGCATGAAGGCCAATTCTCAgaaatttttg
This genomic interval carries:
- the LOC103576958 gene encoding hypothetical protein gives rise to the protein MMNSFIQKCRKTRDEMKLVASENVQKLKCITRIKKKSNEPITQLEQNSTEQSCELLDDSNTAEASTSCHTETISKQPVSRPTALDLKMLQAKTPFYYEPKSKEDRSSSSSGSEVTETTSISGSLSD